The Culex pipiens pallens isolate TS chromosome 2, TS_CPP_V2, whole genome shotgun sequence DNA window caacataaaactcataactggaatatttgtttttcttaaaatgttataaacaaacttaaacaatgttttattttaattgttctaagctattgaagccatttcatattttgcgaagctcctggtgctctcaaaaataaataattttaatgaaatacaaacaaatataatcgttgaaatttcagcttctgaagtgtctccatggTAATTGGACGACCCTATAAGCCTATAATGGATATCTGTtaataaatagatttgaagaaaaaaaaatcagtgcttgagtttaattttaatgtgttaaaaaatttagataaaatgtattaaattaaattttaacgcCAAAATATTTACTGGAATAGTTGTtaataatgcatatgtaaccatttttaaatgcatatgtaaccgttaaaattttcctcgattgcatcaaacattaaaacgattcatgtttaactttaatattccgactaaacgccattttgaaattcattactcattgtactctgaaaaattggtccagaatttgagcaaaaacaaaattttaaaacatgacaaaaaaatttaatccgatcttaatttctaaagataattttttaataaaatttcaatctatCGTTGCAGTGCTGCTAatcttcgaaatttaaaaaaaaatattaagttaaaaataaaattttctgatcgaataaaagtttaaatttaaaccaaagagTATCAAAAAGACATTATTTAAGATATCCAgggttcaaaatatttaaatgtctatgaattcatagaaatcattcattttttatcgataaaaaaataaatccacagTAAGCTTTAAAGTGCatatttcgttaaaacacaaaaattaacattatccaatttattgaaaatagtgtacaaactgtttaacaagtatttcaatgaaaatgatataacagcaacatCAAGCAAAACTTTGTATTGTTCTTATCGTGTAAAGACTCAGAACCATTGGAGATTGATCTATTAGTTCTTGAGACACAtcttcttgaaataaaataaaatgtacgataaaaattgtaaatgcgaacacgattaacattaaaaatcttcaattcacttatttctttatttttaaataactgtcaaaactatattaatttttaaaataagttttgataaccaatatgattttacaagataaaggggaaaaataatgtaaattggcTGTGGTGGTTCTAGAAAAGACTCTCTGAATATttctaagcaaaacaaaaaaccacacaaatgaaatcctttttttttttgtatttctgggATCTAATCATGTTGaataatttaggattgtaaccatttactaaaatcgatgtttgttcaagcaatatcttgtctctgggaacaaaatcctgcacattttatggtttagaaatttaatatttacgaaaccttgctaaatcaaaaataaagaaaactttatgtaagaattcataaatcgatcagttttatcctgtaaatctaatcttagtctgcactagaattcaaacatacaaatattcgaagcatcaaaaaattaagattattaaaacataatttattgaaatgattgaaaattattttttgaatatctttatttaaaaatgataaaaaatgttttttataatttaaggatttttttaagttgtaattattttataattttttaagtttttgatttttttcatttttggaatttctgattttttttatattatcatgtgaaattattatcttaaatttttgatgttttaaaagtaaagaatactttatgtaagaattcttaaatcaattagatttttcctgtaaatcaaatcttagtctgaattttgctacaagaactatatcttacattcaaacaaaaattttaaaaatgtcctgtagtacggagactcttaaaactccatacaaaaaaaaatctcatgaaacGATCAAGAAAATGTTTACGAAAAGActtctcttaagcggtacgcagcagaaaaggaacagaaacaaaaagcgtcgttTGGTATCTCTTCGGgtgcaatatgtgttgatgagattttgatttgtttatttgaatgcgactgaaaataacatttgaaaatcttgacttttttttgataaggtcctataaacaaatgtaaacattgagtgtatccctttcacaccttatgtcaaagtccatcggagtaagcgggatacacacaatgtttacatttgtttataggaccttatcgaaaaaaagtcaagaaataatgttttcgcttaaataatattgaagaattgcctcatgaagTTGACTgtcaaaacgctgaatcttaaaatgctgaaaaaaagggaaaagccTTTACAATaatcacttaattttctggtaaaaataaataaatttaggaatactagaattcaaacataaaaatatttaaagcatcaaaaaattaggattgaaaaaacataatttattggattttgaataacataattttaaaatgatatttttttagtttaggattttttaagtattgattattttattaatttttcagttttagatttttaaatttttggaatttcaaattttttgatattattctgttgaattgttatcttaaatttgttttgtttttattatttttatttttgattcctggcatttctttgtcttacaccaaaaaatttgaaatcaaaaattatgaaaatttagaaatttcaaagtgtaaaatttttaaatctttaattagccgttgcgaatattattctgaagtttatgtcactaaactctgaccaaagtcgagagggtttaaaatcaaaactacaagctatggttttattattttaaaagtgtttcaaaacacactttaaatcagtacagttgttttgcataattagttttcaaaatatctagctgatgGCGAAATGCTTTTTTCGCGACATAAAACTTTCCGCGGTTCcgcgacatgttacaaaaattctaaatatttttaaacgagcccaaacatgtcgtatatgattatcaaagcagtaaaaaacatttcaaatttgttttccgaaccgacctggtcgctggtcctgaaaagacttaatcgaaataagttatgaataaaaaaatattgtttttagttgattagacttccatttccattaaaattgtgaagctattttttttaaaaaaatattgtatttgctctctgttttttggccgattttgaaaaggtggcaacataaactttggaaaatatttacaattgatattcagaaataaaaaataaaaaaataataaagaaattttaaaattttcaaaatgcaaattctaatcCGTTAAATCCAAAAacagaaattaaatagtttaaaaatgaattattgatcagaaactatgcaatttaaaaatgatgtttaattaatttaatttccgaGTTTTTGAATCcgagcttaaattttttaacgttttttatatttttatcattttatttcttcctttaaaaatcgcaagctcatgcacaaagtgaaaattagttgataataaggattcacttagttgatcttccgaattcacttagttgatcttggaaactaaaaaatgtgaccaaaagaaagcattttggacgagtggtttcggaaaaaaaggtttacgaaaaagtaataaaaaaaatacacacagatatttctcaagcatttttctctaaggtctcagatatgtaacttaccatattcttaaaaccaaaacgataaaattaaaattgtatttctgataatagtcgaaattcactcaaaagtttttcatattaaatgctttcatttttgaaaacaaaatctaaatatttttgagaaattatgataaattttaaaaaatgtagaaaaaaaacatttgttaacagtttaaaggttttaatgcaaataaagaagggctattaattttacagtccaaattcgactagccgaagcctcgattatccaaagttccttcgaacttcggataatcgaatcaggaacaaatgaaatcggcatgttttatttgcttgtttttaacatcaaattcggcatctgcaaccacattttagttaaatttgaacaaatctggtgtttttttaaaagtccaatacaccaaattttcagtttttgcttatgggtgttttttaatacccctgactcaaggcggtttcaaaagcacccaaaaagcaaaaactggaaatttggtttattggaccataaaaaaaaacaccagaaatatttcttaacctccattttggccgccacattgaatccaaaaattctaaattattttatggctcttcaggggtcatacttaagctctacaatcaaaaataagacaacgagatctaaggatttttgctgtccctattcagactgtagtcccgattcgccccagatgacggtaattatttctatgtagccccttagagcagtccgctcggaaattgctattttcgaaggttaataactttttagcaaaaaacccaagAAATaagggaaagtttttccaaatttaaagaagatattagttctgaaaattggtaagaactggatagttattgcgccttccattggtcaaaaactgaaacagttgacgattttgcccaaacttggtggtcagtggtcagaaaaagctcaaattttggaacttaggctagtgatgggtaaatctttgatttcaggggatagccccaagtaagcccagatttggaccaccctaaacattgtaatgctaaaactacaagataaatgagatgttactgaatggaatgttcaatgttcaaatctgcagctcaatttttaaatattggatccataatctacaaaaactgagcccggcaatggacaggcaaattacttagtttgatcaatcaattcttgattctctatcttacaaattatttctgggaagagaacacacaatcattgatttgagattttttaaggtagtacaattttaaaaaaaattggaaaaatttcggggggggctgcagcccggtagccccccccctggctacgggcctgcttATAATGTTAAGTCAACTCTAAAGTATTATTTGAGAattttgctggagacgcatggttctttttttttcgttgtgtaGCGAACTTCgaaatagtattttcaaaaacaatatcttaGAATTATGTAAATAGAAACTCGCAATAACACGGTAAACATCCAGAAATATCatagaaatatattttaagCTGTAAACTCTTTAATCCCGAgactttcaaatcaacaaacaaagttttcatttgatttgtAAGTTTATTCagctatgtttttaaatgtatttgttTTCTCCAACTTATCAACTTTCTTTTGCAGTTGTTTcgtagatatgattttttgaaaaaaaatgtggtattTGCGAAAATCATCGAAAACGCAATTTATTGACCAACCTATAACGGAAATGACCACTCCAAGTGTCGCGAATTGAACTCacaaactacacagaaaaaaaattatggtaatattcatcaggaaatgatgacagattttgtggcaataGAAAATTTGTAATAATTTCATCAGGATTTGATgaattatcaactttttttttgctgtgtaccgcttcacagaaaaaaagttgaattttggaatgttgaaaatttggtttgttgaatattacttctttttttgagtaatattacataaaaaatgtgaaaaaatgtgaacctgatgaatattcatcaaaaactgatgaaaactcataattttctgggataaaattaatcatttttttgacacaaaatctgtcaccatttcctaatGTAtaataccatcattttttttatgtgttacgAAGCGGAAGCGTTATCACAGAGCTACAAGGCTTAGTCAATAACGATCATGCAAGGAACAGTTGAGTCAAATTATTCTTTGATCAAACAGGTAACTTTTCAATCATTGAGgattttaattgatatttatcCTTTAATCGCTGGCACGTGCGCGATAGGTGTTTTCTGTGAGGCTACAAttaatttaacattatttaGGAAATTGATTTCTCACAGATCGTCTCTTacagcacagaaaaaaatgatggtaatattcatcaggaaattgtgacagattttgtgtcaaaaaaatgtgtaacaatacatcagaaaatgatgaattttcatcagtttctggtgaatattcatcacgattacatttttacacattttttaggtaatattactcaaaaaagaggtaatattcaacctaccaaattttcaacattcttcaactttttttttttgctgtgagtgCCTCTAATTTGTGAATGCCAAGTATGTACATTGAATGAATTCCGCATCCACGtgcatttaatcaaatttattcagtCCAGAACGATGATTGATGAAACATATTCAGTCAATCACAAACATGCTTCGCTCGGTTAAACGTTGATTCTAATGATGCTACCCCTGTCATCATAGGGTCAGCTGATCTATTAGTAGTTTAATGAGGTTGTTTTCTATCTCGACACTTTGAATCAGCTCTGGAAATGGAAAATGGATTGCATTTTTACAAAGTATAACCTAAACTTTCCACCTCCATTCCGATTTGCGTATACGAACAGGTGACGAGACGGGGTGACTTCTTCCCGCGTAATAACGctaatttgtttgtttgcaatTTTCTGCGAATCCTGATCCCGTCAAAACTtcgctctatctctctctctctgtacaCGAGATTAACCATTAGTCGGTTGACGAGGTGGTGTCGGCGACTTGTTTAAATGCGGAGTCGTTAGCCTCAGATTCTATCGCGTGGCATGTGAGTTCTAGGTAGGGTGGGTAGAGCTATTTTGGACTATGTTTTTAGAATGAAAGTGCTTTAAGAattgttttattgttaaaaGGTTGTAATTAGCATTTGGTTAGATTTTTTGTTAGAATCATGAGTTGGGCGTCTTCTATTAAACTACTAGTTGAAGCTACTACTGCTAGATACTAGTTTTAGCAATCCTATCCAGCGCCTCCGTAATTAAATACCTAACGTAATGATCTCTATTAGGGATGGTGTTTCTATCGCTGTAGCTGCTGAATAGAGATAGTCACCGGTTTAGCTACCAAAAGGGCAGGCCGGCCGGGGGGTATTGTTCTAATGGGGTGctttataataaataaatatcagGAATATCGACTCATTTTAACTGCGGCTGCAGCCTGAGGAACACCCGCAGCAGTTTGTGATATTGTTTAGGAAAAACCGGAACAAGATGAAGCTGTTTGCGGTTGGGCTGGTGGTGGTCCTGAACTTGGCCTTCGGATCCGGTGAAGTTGGCAAGTATATCTCGCCACCTCAGTGTTCAAAAGTGCTAACCAACCTCGTGTGGGTGGGTCGTCCACAGCTTCCATCCTGAAGGTTTGCTCCCGAAGTGATCCGAAGCTGTCGCAGTGCATCACGAACGTGGTCGACATGATCCGGCCAAATATCGCGACCGGAGATTATGGTCCGGGCAGGAAGGCTCCGGGCCTGGATCCCTATCCGATTGCTCAGATGAAGATTGATCACGGGGCCAGTTTCAAGTGCAACTTGGATGATGTGGTCATTGAGGGTGTTAGCAAGTTTGAGATTAAGAAAATTCGGTGAGAGAAAGCAAATGTGATGAGTTTTGTAAAGTTGTTAATGAGTGATGGATGTTTATTTGTCAACAGTCAAAACATACCGGAGAAGGGATTCAACATTACCGTGAGGCTTCCGACGACTTTCGTCCACGGAAAGTATGACCTTAACATGAACATTCTGCTGCTGCAGCTGACAGGAAAGGGACCTTTCAATTTGACGCTGGGTGAGTAAATTGATTAAGTAATTTTGAAGTGTATGCCAACTTATAAAGTTGTTTTAGAAGATTAAGACtcaattttcgaataaaaatgaCATAATTTGGTTGAAATTCTCCTTCGGGAACAAAGAAGGGAACAATTTTCGTCTCCACTGAAGGTTGATTATTCGGCAACGCTGTCTATTGAATTAAACCAGCATTTATAAAAGTTCACTTGATTCAAATTAACACTTAAACGTTCGGGTAGTTATATTCAccctatttttctttaaaatctaCTAacattttggtagaattgaccaaatttgacGCTTcttgttgcaaaagatccagattggTCTTAAATTTTTActgacaaaattaaaatatggacaaatctggatcttttgaaACCGGAAGTATACAAAAAGTTAGAAGTtttattcatcgaaaaaaacactaaaaaagttttaaaaactctgccattttccgttgctcgactgtaaaaaaatttggaacatgtcattttatgggaaatttgatgttcttttcgaatctacattgacacagaagggtattttttttcattaagaacaaaatttttcattttaaaattttgtgctatttctaactttgcagggttattttttagagtgtaacgatgttttacaaaattgtagagcagacaattacaaaaaaaaatgatatatagacataaggggtttgcttataaacatcacgagttattgcgattttacgaaaaaaagttttgaaaaagttggtcgtcgttgatcatggccgttcatggtcacccacgACAGACATGGACGACAAAAtaaagagaaacaaaaaaagtaactttttcaaaactttttttcgtaaaatcgcaataactcgtgatgtttataagcaaaccccttatgtttgtatatcaactgctctacaactttgtagaacattgttacactctaaaaaatatccctgcaaagttagaaaaaacacgaaattttcaatgtagattcgaaaagtacattaaatttttgacatgttccaaatttttttaaagtcgagtaacggaaaatgggagaatttttgaaacttttttagtgttttttttcgatgaaaaatacgtttttttcggaattctgagtacgccatcaaatcgagcgtctaattttacataaaagtccctttgacaccaaatttctatctcatcaccgtttcaggctgcaaattattgaaaacacctcttttttcgcatg harbors:
- the LOC120413838 gene encoding uncharacterized protein LOC120413838, with the translated sequence MKLFAVGLVVVLNLAFGSGEVASILKVCSRSDPKLSQCITNVVDMIRPNIATGDYGPGRKAPGLDPYPIAQMKIDHGASFKCNLDDVVIEGVSKFEIKKIRQNIPEKGFNITVRLPTTFVHGKYDLNMNILLLQLTGKGPFNLTLENTLVNFKIRYFLEPKDGKEYFKFHPIDLRFKFDKAQFYLKNLFNGDPTLEQIGNQAINANPHILLEEVRPSMEAHLKKSLTAVANKVVENSTEQELLPP